In Engraulis encrasicolus isolate BLACKSEA-1 unplaced genomic scaffold, IST_EnEncr_1.0 scaffold_1372_np1212, whole genome shotgun sequence, the following proteins share a genomic window:
- the LOC134442276 gene encoding butyrophilin subfamily 1 member A1-like translates to SSSSEKTFSLIGPDGSISAPIESSVTLPCALSPSFSAVPLQVRWYRPGSYQKPILSYKNNQVQSEALDPHYKGRTSLVGDLKKGHVSLRLTNLTFSDRGQYVCYVKSNIWYSDLYISLTVRVIGSTAVVSPVDVRSGHVNITCESEGWSPQPTVTWRDSRGTHISSNSSGTYLQTDEDGLVSVRSWLLFSPSHSEWLSCSVGLSDQETTQSRVALHSLTTSAEDPTSGSWKDPLIIVLFLVLLGVAVCFAVHYRKASHMKHQASPYLSVPTAAVESGRANSQNREDPTAVPDAAEHTKLKTKDNGPTMEVVVTTTAVNLTLDIETVPPFLKVNEDNTLIYCPDGQKLPPTKTCDLQSPDGPSTETALPHALCDRCFKSGKHYWEVKVEKDAKQSWYVGVCSKDVVHSNRVALHPDNGFWVLHYETGIGLFANTEPPTRVPVKDSLKTVGVFLDCDDHTLTFYNADKSVCLCYLYVPQNVMFIPLISPGVREQGPVKLHHRTDHQDSDSQIFAKLRDLKPPREYWVDLHLNTTTVPPCLRVEGDRAVNFCSELGQDLGYRGFNHALCNDGFSSGKHYWEVKVWKLKEH, encoded by the exons GTTCCTCATCTTCAGAGAAGACCTTCTCTCTGATTGGCCCAGATGGTTCAATCTCTGCTCCAATCGAGTCATCCGTCACCCTCCCCTGTGCCCTCTCCCCGTCCTTCAGTGCAGTACCTCTACAGGTGCGCTGGTACCGACCCGGTTCCTATCAGAAGCCAATTCTGTCCTATAAGAACAATCAGGTCCAGAGTGAGGCATTAGACCCCCATTACAAGGGTAGGACGTCTCTGGTGGGGGATCTGAAGAAGGGACACGTGTCCCTCAGACTGACCAACCTCACGTTCAGTGACAGGGGGCAGTATGTATGCTACGTCAAGAGCAACATCTGGTACAGTGACCTCTACATTAGCCTCACAGTCAGGG TTATTGGCAGTACTGCAGTAGTGTCACCTGTTGATGTGAGAAGTGGACATGTGAACATTACCTGTGAGTCGGAGGGTTGGTCTCCACAGCCCACAGTCACCTGGAGAGACTCCAGAGGGACACATATCAGTAGCAACTCCAGTGGAACGTACTTGCAAACAG ATGAGGATGGTTTGGTGTCAGTGCGCTCCTGGCTGCTCTTCTCCCCCTCACACTCAGAGTGGCTCTCCTGCTCTGTGGGGCTGTCTGACCAGGAGACCACCCAGAGCAGGGTGGCACTACACTCCTTAACTACTTCTGCAGAAGACCCAACATCAG GATCTTGGAAAGACCCTCTTATCATTGTTTTATTCCTCGTCTTACTTGGTGTGGCCGTGTGCTTTGCCGTTCACTATAGGAAAG CTTCACACATGAAGCACCAGGCATCACCGTACCTCTCAGTACCAACAGCAG CGGTAGAATCAGGCAGAGCTAACAGTCAGAACCGTGAGGACCCAACTGCTGTACCAG ATGCTGCTGAACACACTAAGTTAAAGACTAAAGACAATGGACCCACCATGGAGGTAGTTGTAACTACAACAGCAG TGAATCTGACTTTGGATATAGAGACAGTGCCTCCTTTTCTCAAAGTTAACGAAGATAACACGTTGATCTACTGCCCTGATGGGCAGAAGTTGCCTCCAACAAAGACATGTGACCTTCAGTCGCCGGATGGTCCTTCAACAGAGACTGCCCTCCCCCATGCGTTATGTGATAGATGTTTCAAGTCAGGGAAACACTATTGGGAGGTGAAAGTAGAGAAAGACGCTAAGCAGTCCTGGTATGTGGGAGTGTGCTCTAAAGATGTAGTTCACTCTAACCGTGTCGCTCTACACCCTGACAATGGCTTCTGGGTTCTCCACTATGAAACAGGCATTGGACTCTTTGCCAACACAGAACCTCCAACCAGGGTTCCAGTGAAAGACTCACTCAAGACTGTAGGAGTGTTTCTAGATTGTGATGATCACACTCTCACCTTTTACAATGCTgataagagtgtgtgtttgtgctatctCTATGTCCCACAAAATGTAATGTTCATTCCTCTGATCAGCCCTGGAGTTAGAGAACAAGGGCCAGTTAAATTACACCACCGAACAGATCATCAGGACTCTGACTCTCAGATATTTGCTAAGCTAAGAG ATCTGAAACCACCAAGAGAATATTGGG TGGATCTGCATTTGAACACAACAACTGTACCACCTTGCCTCAGAGTGGAAGGAGATAGAGCTGTCAACTTCTGCTCAGAACTAGGCCAGGATTTGGGATACAGGGGATTCAATCATGCCTTGTGTAATGATGGGTTCAGTTCAGGCAAACACTACTGGGAAGTAAAAGTGTGGAAGCTGAAGGAACATTG